Proteins from one Actinomycetota bacterium genomic window:
- a CDS encoding nucleotidyl transferase AbiEii/AbiGii toxin family protein, which translates to MKDYLAQIVSQAPPRDAVNAMREYLQARILETLQTRGASGSIVFMGGTALRFLYRIPRFSEDLDFTLEDKDAGYDFEGLMDAVRLAFAREGYAVEVKASSHPTVNKAFIRFPGLEHELGLSADAGRVFSVKVEVDTDPPVGAGIEVTTVRRFVTLRLAHHDKPTLLAGKTAALMLREWVKGRDVFDLVWY; encoded by the coding sequence ATGAAGGACTACCTCGCGCAGATCGTCTCGCAGGCGCCGCCGCGCGACGCTGTCAACGCGATGCGGGAGTACCTCCAGGCGCGGATCCTGGAGACCTTGCAGACGCGAGGGGCGTCCGGTTCCATCGTGTTCATGGGCGGGACCGCTCTCAGGTTCCTGTACCGCATCCCCCGGTTCTCCGAGGATCTCGACTTCACTCTCGAGGACAAAGACGCTGGCTACGACTTCGAGGGGCTCATGGACGCGGTCCGGCTGGCGTTCGCGCGCGAAGGGTATGCGGTCGAGGTGAAGGCCTCGTCGCATCCGACGGTGAACAAGGCGTTCATCCGGTTCCCCGGGCTCGAGCACGAGCTCGGCCTGAGCGCGGACGCCGGGCGTGTCTTCTCGGTGAAGGTCGAGGTCGACACCGACCCGCCCGTCGGAGCGGGGATCGAGGTCACGACGGTGCGCCGCTTCGTCACCTTGCGGTTGGCCCACCACGACAAGCCGACGCTGCTCGCCGGCAAGACCGCCGCGCTCATGCTCCGCGAGTGGGTCAAGGGCCGGGATGTCTTCGACCTGGTCTGGTAT